A genomic region of Enterococcus sp. 12C11_DIV0727 contains the following coding sequences:
- a CDS encoding sodium ion-translocating decarboxylase subunit beta, whose product METLIEGVIGMGQEPGRIVMMVIGGILMYLGIKKEYEPTLLVPMGLGTILVNFPNSGVLSAGGESGPFQVLFDIGISTELFPLLLFIGIGAMIDFGPLLQNPFLLLFGAAAQFGIFFTIIAAVLLGFDLNDAASIGIIGAADGPTSIFVANTLNSKYMGAIMVAAYSYMALVPIIQPVAIKAVTTKKERKIRMTYRAGEVSQTAKILFPIVITVVAGLVAPVSLPLVGFLMFGNLLRECGVLDRLSVTAQNELVNIISIVLGLAISVKMQYEEFLQIDTLMVIGLGLVAFVMDSVGGVLFAKLLNLFRKEKINPMIGAAGISAFPMSSRVIQKMATDEDPQNFILMHAAGANVSGQIASVIAGGLLLALLA is encoded by the coding sequence GTGGAGACATTAATTGAAGGCGTAATAGGAATGGGGCAGGAGCCAGGTCGCATTGTAATGATGGTGATCGGGGGCATCCTGATGTACTTAGGGATCAAAAAAGAGTACGAACCTACCTTGCTAGTGCCAATGGGATTAGGGACGATTTTAGTCAATTTTCCTAATTCAGGTGTATTAAGTGCTGGTGGAGAATCTGGTCCGTTTCAAGTGTTGTTTGATATAGGAATTTCGACTGAGTTATTTCCATTATTACTATTTATTGGAATTGGCGCTATGATCGATTTTGGGCCATTATTACAAAATCCTTTTTTATTATTGTTCGGAGCAGCCGCTCAGTTTGGGATTTTCTTTACGATTATTGCGGCAGTGTTATTAGGATTTGATTTAAATGATGCAGCTTCTATCGGAATTATCGGAGCAGCTGATGGGCCAACTTCTATCTTCGTTGCAAACACATTGAATTCAAAATATATGGGTGCAATTATGGTAGCCGCTTATTCTTATATGGCTTTAGTTCCTATTATTCAACCAGTGGCAATCAAAGCTGTTACAACGAAAAAAGAGCGTAAAATCCGTATGACTTATCGTGCTGGTGAAGTATCACAAACAGCGAAAATTTTATTCCCAATCGTGATCACAGTTGTTGCTGGATTGGTAGCACCAGTTTCGCTTCCACTAGTTGGATTCTTAATGTTTGGGAACTTACTGCGTGAGTGTGGAGTCTTAGATCGTTTATCTGTAACGGCGCAAAATGAGCTGGTAAACATCATCAGTATTGTGCTAGGATTGGCAATTTCAGTGAAAATGCAATACGAAGAATTTTTACAAATTGATACGTTAATGGTTATTGGTTTGGGGTTAGTTGCCTTTGTAATGGATTCAGTTGGTGGTGTTTTGTTTGCCAAATTATTGAATCTATTTAGAAAAGAAAAAATCAATCCAATGATTGGTGCAGCAGGAATTTCAGCATTCCCGATGTCTAGTCGAGTGATTCAAAAAATGGCAACAGACGAAGATCCGCAAAACTTTATTTTAATGCATGCAGCAGGTGCAAATGTATCTGGACAGATTGCCTCAGTTATTGCGGGTGGCTTATTATTAGCATTGCTTGCGTAG
- a CDS encoding OadG-related small transporter subunit: MSADLLKSLELLVFGWGGVFVVIFVIYFASFMLNKLFPPKS; this comes from the coding sequence ATGTCAGCAGATTTATTAAAATCATTAGAGCTATTGGTTTTTGGTTGGGGTGGCGTGTTTGTGGTCATTTTCGTGATTTACTTTGCATCGTTTATGTTAAATAAATTATTCCCACCGAAAAGCTAG
- the citC gene encoding [citrate (pro-3S)-lyase] ligase: protein MNIRRIWLDRDLAAKQQWSDFLINADLIPDDQLDYTIGIYDQEKLIGTGSIFRNILKCVAVDPSYQNENLLTQIIQALRERLQELGYQHYFLYTKPKTSKLFHSLGFTEIAATSELVFMEQGFPDFKDYLTELKKHQRNTKQNAAIVMNANPFTNGHLYLVTEAAKRAETVYLFVLSEERSLFDANTRLELVKEGVRHLTNVVVLPTREYMVSSATFPAYFLKDQAKANIAKVQAILDATLFKEKIATTLSISTRFVGEEPFSEVTEIYNQAMKKTFGSELKLVILPRKKIDGEAISATKVRALMEQENYAAIKSLVPPKTFEEIIKQKNK, encoded by the coding sequence ATGAACATCAGAAGAATTTGGCTTGATCGAGATTTGGCAGCAAAACAGCAGTGGTCAGATTTTTTGATTAATGCCGATCTTATACCAGATGACCAGTTAGACTATACGATTGGTATCTATGATCAGGAGAAACTGATTGGAACGGGATCGATTTTTAGGAACATTTTAAAATGTGTTGCGGTGGATCCTTCTTATCAAAATGAAAATCTACTTACTCAAATTATTCAAGCATTGCGAGAAAGATTGCAGGAACTTGGGTATCAGCATTATTTTTTGTATACAAAGCCAAAAACTAGCAAGTTATTTCACTCTTTGGGTTTTACGGAAATTGCTGCAACGAGTGAATTGGTTTTTATGGAGCAAGGTTTTCCTGATTTTAAAGACTATTTAACGGAACTTAAAAAGCATCAACGAAACACAAAGCAAAATGCCGCAATAGTTATGAATGCCAATCCATTTACAAATGGTCATTTATATTTAGTAACAGAAGCAGCTAAAAGAGCTGAAACGGTGTATCTGTTCGTTTTATCTGAAGAACGATCGTTATTTGATGCAAATACACGTCTTGAATTGGTAAAAGAAGGAGTCCGTCATTTAACAAATGTAGTTGTTTTACCGACAAGAGAATATATGGTATCCAGTGCGACCTTTCCAGCTTATTTTTTGAAGGATCAGGCGAAGGCTAATATTGCCAAGGTTCAGGCTATTTTAGATGCTACTTTATTTAAAGAAAAGATTGCCACAACTCTGTCAATTTCAACCAGATTTGTTGGAGAAGAGCCATTTTCAGAAGTAACTGAAATTTACAATCAGGCGATGAAAAAGACTTTTGGTTCTGAGCTGAAGCTAGTTATTTTACCAAGAAAAAAAATAGATGGAGAAGCAATCAGCGCCACAAAAGTTCGTGCTTTAATGGAACAAGAGAATTATGCAGCAATTAAATCACTTGTTCCACCCAAAACTTTTGAAGAAATAATCAAACAAAAAAATAAGTAA
- the citD gene encoding citrate lyase acyl carrier protein encodes MEIKQNASAGTTESSDIMITIGKNSGQGIQIDLDSSVEKQFGRQIREKIQETLTNLSVTDAKVQAIDKGALDCTIQARTVAAVYRAAGEENVDWQVLNTWNA; translated from the coding sequence TTGGAAATCAAACAAAACGCATCTGCTGGTACAACTGAATCAAGCGATATTATGATTACAATTGGGAAAAACAGTGGACAAGGAATTCAAATTGATCTAGACAGTAGTGTTGAAAAACAGTTTGGACGTCAAATTCGCGAAAAAATACAAGAGACTTTAACTAATTTGTCCGTCACTGACGCGAAGGTTCAGGCAATTGATAAAGGTGCATTGGATTGTACCATCCAAGCTCGAACGGTGGCGGCTGTTTATCGCGCTGCTGGTGAAGAAAATGTAGACTGGCAGGTGTTAAATACATGGAACGCTTAA
- the citE gene encoding citrate (pro-3S)-lyase subunit beta, whose product MERLRRTMMFVPGANASMLRDATLYGADSLMFDLEDAVSLKEKDSARLLVYNALRTFDYSTVETVVRINGLDTVGRQDVEAMVLAGVDVIRLPKTETAQDIVDVAAVITEMETKYGVSVGTTKMMAAIESAEGVLNAREIAQASERLIGIALGAEDYVTNMKTHRYPNGQELFFARSFILHSARAAGIAAIDTVYSDVDNTEGFLAEVELIKQLGFDGKSVINPRQIPLVNSVYEPTEKEIQNAKEVIWGIREAEAKGSGVISVNGKMVDKPIVERAERVIALAIAAKLISEEEV is encoded by the coding sequence ATGGAACGCTTAAGAAGAACGATGATGTTTGTACCAGGAGCAAATGCTTCAATGCTAAGAGATGCGACGTTGTACGGCGCGGATTCGTTGATGTTTGACTTAGAAGATGCGGTTTCTTTAAAAGAAAAAGATAGTGCTCGTTTACTTGTCTATAATGCTTTACGGACATTTGATTACTCAACTGTAGAAACGGTTGTTCGAATTAATGGGTTAGATACAGTTGGGCGCCAAGATGTTGAAGCGATGGTTTTAGCAGGTGTTGATGTGATTCGGTTGCCCAAAACAGAAACGGCTCAAGATATTGTGGATGTGGCGGCTGTGATCACTGAAATGGAAACCAAATATGGCGTAAGTGTTGGGACAACAAAAATGATGGCCGCAATCGAATCGGCTGAAGGTGTTTTAAATGCGCGAGAAATTGCGCAGGCAAGCGAGCGCTTGATCGGAATCGCACTTGGTGCAGAAGATTATGTTACAAATATGAAAACTCATCGCTATCCAAATGGACAAGAATTATTTTTTGCCCGTAGTTTTATTCTGCATTCTGCTAGAGCAGCAGGAATTGCTGCAATCGATACTGTCTATTCAGATGTTGATAATACGGAAGGCTTCTTAGCTGAAGTTGAGCTGATTAAGCAATTAGGATTTGATGGTAAATCTGTGATCAATCCACGCCAAATCCCTTTAGTAAACAGCGTTTATGAACCAACAGAAAAAGAAATCCAAAATGCCAAAGAAGTGATTTGGGGCATTCGTGAAGCCGAAGCCAAAGGTTCAGGTGTGATTTCAGTGAACGGAAAAATGGTGGATAAACCGATTGTTGAACGAGCAGAGCGAGTGATTGCTCTAGCGATTGCAGCAAAATTAATTTCTGAGGAGGAAGTCTAA
- the citF gene encoding citrate lyase subunit alpha: MKNNVGKEIPDNYAEQYGLFKGELANIHEYKESSRTINPVRPRDTKLLGSLREAIEKTELKDGMTISFHHHFREGDFVMNMVLKEIAALGIKNLSIAPSSIANVHEPLIEHIKNGVVTNITSSGLRDKVGAAISEGVMENPVVIRSHGGRARAIAAGDIHIDVAFLGAPSSDAYGNVNGTKGKATCGSLGYAMIDAKYADQVVVITDSLMPYPNTPISIPQTDVDFVVEVDAIGDPNGIAKGATRFTKNPKELLIAEYAAKVITHSPYYKNGFSFQTGTGGAALAVSRFLKEAMIKDGITASFALGGITNAMVELLEEGLVEKIIDVQDFDHPSAVSLGQNENHYEIDANMYASPLSKGSVINQLDTAILSALEIDTNFNVNVITGSDGVIRGASGGHSDTSAACKMSLVIAPLIRGRIPTIVEEVNTVVTPGSSIDVVVTEVGIAINPERQDLIEHFKALDVPQLTMKELQEKAYSIVDRPDTIEYGNKVVALIEYRDGSIIDVVRNV; this comes from the coding sequence ATGAAAAATAATGTAGGCAAAGAAATTCCAGATAATTATGCTGAACAATATGGTTTATTTAAAGGAGAACTAGCGAATATTCATGAGTACAAAGAGTCGAGTCGGACAATCAATCCTGTTAGACCGAGAGATACAAAGCTGTTAGGTAGTCTAAGAGAAGCGATTGAGAAAACAGAACTAAAAGATGGCATGACGATCTCCTTCCATCATCATTTCCGTGAAGGCGATTTTGTGATGAACATGGTATTAAAAGAAATCGCAGCATTAGGGATCAAAAATTTATCGATTGCGCCTAGCTCAATCGCAAATGTACATGAACCATTGATTGAGCATATCAAAAATGGTGTAGTGACAAATATTACCTCTAGTGGATTGCGTGACAAAGTTGGTGCAGCGATTTCTGAAGGAGTCATGGAAAATCCTGTTGTAATCCGTTCCCATGGTGGTCGTGCGAGAGCGATTGCAGCTGGAGATATCCATATCGACGTCGCTTTTCTTGGTGCACCGAGCTCGGATGCTTATGGAAACGTTAACGGAACTAAGGGCAAAGCAACATGCGGATCATTAGGTTATGCAATGATCGATGCTAAGTATGCTGATCAAGTAGTAGTCATTACGGATAGTCTAATGCCATATCCTAACACACCAATCAGTATTCCACAAACGGATGTTGATTTTGTTGTAGAAGTTGATGCAATCGGTGATCCAAATGGTATTGCTAAAGGCGCTACTCGTTTTACTAAAAATCCGAAAGAGCTACTGATTGCAGAATATGCAGCCAAAGTGATCACACATTCACCTTATTATAAAAATGGTTTTTCTTTCCAAACTGGAACTGGTGGAGCAGCATTAGCTGTTTCTAGATTTTTGAAGGAAGCGATGATCAAAGATGGTATTACTGCTAGTTTTGCTTTAGGTGGTATCACGAATGCGATGGTTGAATTATTAGAAGAAGGATTGGTTGAAAAAATCATCGATGTCCAAGACTTTGACCATCCATCTGCCGTTTCTTTAGGCCAGAATGAGAATCACTATGAAATTGACGCAAACATGTACGCTTCACCATTAAGCAAAGGTTCTGTCATCAATCAATTAGATACAGCGATTCTTTCAGCTCTTGAAATCGATACGAATTTTAATGTAAATGTAATAACTGGGTCAGATGGTGTGATCCGCGGGGCATCAGGCGGACACTCAGATACAAGTGCAGCATGTAAAATGAGCCTAGTCATTGCACCATTGATCAGAGGACGCATTCCAACAATCGTTGAAGAAGTCAACACAGTTGTAACACCTGGTAGTAGTATCGATGTCGTTGTAACTGAGGTCGGCATTGCAATCAATCCAGAACGTCAAGATCTAATCGAACATTTTAAAGCATTAGATGTACCTCAATTAACGATGAAAGAACTTCAAGAAAAAGCCTATAGTATCGTGGATAGACCAGATACAATCGAGTATGGGAACAAAGTCGTTGCATTGATTGAATACCGTGATGGCTCCATCATTGATGTGGTCAGAAATGTCTAA
- the citX gene encoding citrate lyase holo-[acyl-carrier protein] synthase, producing MIDMLNAREKRVSIQQELLQKYPTCVLLSATMNIPGPVKTNELLKKAFLTVIKELNPLFPPEKIAARKHRELKTGSEYYLVLDETPEKLKKKLIEIEETHVYGRLMDLDVVYLKDHLLCSVSRTELNHKPRTCFICNEEAKVCGRQRRHNVQEMQETITNLLRKEG from the coding sequence ATGATAGATATGCTGAATGCTCGAGAAAAACGAGTCAGTATTCAGCAAGAGCTTTTACAAAAATATCCTACTTGCGTCTTATTAAGCGCTACGATGAATATTCCAGGACCTGTAAAGACGAATGAGTTGCTAAAAAAAGCTTTTTTAACAGTCATTAAAGAGCTAAATCCACTTTTTCCTCCTGAAAAAATAGCGGCTCGGAAACACCGAGAGTTAAAAACAGGTTCAGAATATTATTTAGTCCTTGATGAAACACCTGAAAAACTGAAGAAAAAACTAATTGAAATTGAAGAAACGCATGTCTATGGTCGTTTGATGGATTTAGATGTCGTTTATCTAAAAGATCATCTCTTATGTTCTGTCAGTCGTACCGAACTAAATCACAAACCTAGAACTTGTTTTATTTGTAACGAAGAGGCAAAGGTTTGCGGTAGACAAAGACGTCACAACGTACAAGAAATGCAAGAGACAATAACGAACTTATTGAGAAAGGAAGGATGA
- a CDS encoding oxaloacetate decarboxylase subunit alpha: protein MTKEILFTETVLRDGQQSQIATRMPTSDMLPIIQTLDEAGYHALEVWGGATFDACIRFLNEDPWERLRAIRKVIKNTKLQMLLRGQNLLGYKNYADDVVEAFVQKSIENGIDIIRVFDALNDTRNLQTSIEATKKFGGHCQPAISYTTSDFHTIDYFVGLTTELEKMGADSICIKDMAGILTPDDAYRLVTEIKSKIQVPLEVHTHATSGISEMTYLKAVEAGADIIDTAISSFSGGTSQPATESMALALENLGYNTHLDMKKVAEAADYFNPIRDKFREDGLLNPKVKDTEPKTLIYKVPGGMLSNLLSQLTEQGLADKYEEVLREVPKVRADVGYPPLVTPLSQMVGTQAVMNVISGERYKMVPKEIKDYVKGLYGKPPVAISEEMTKLIIGDEEVITVRPADLLTPELPQYEKEIKEYAKSTEDVLMYALFPQQGKDFLGRREDRFYDVLMQEVTVKLDI from the coding sequence ATGACAAAAGAAATCCTTTTTACTGAAACTGTGCTGCGTGACGGTCAACAAAGCCAAATCGCTACACGCATGCCGACAAGTGATATGTTGCCAATCATCCAAACATTAGATGAAGCAGGTTATCATGCTTTAGAAGTGTGGGGCGGTGCAACATTTGATGCTTGTATTCGTTTTTTAAATGAAGATCCGTGGGAACGATTAAGAGCGATTCGAAAAGTCATTAAAAATACAAAGCTACAAATGCTTTTACGAGGACAAAATCTACTAGGTTATAAAAACTATGCTGATGATGTTGTTGAAGCCTTTGTCCAAAAATCAATCGAAAACGGTATCGATATTATTCGGGTTTTTGATGCGCTAAATGATACTAGAAACTTACAAACATCAATTGAAGCAACGAAAAAATTTGGTGGGCATTGTCAGCCGGCAATTTCCTATACAACCAGTGATTTTCATACAATCGATTATTTTGTAGGGTTAACGACAGAACTTGAGAAAATGGGCGCAGATTCGATCTGTATTAAAGATATGGCAGGAATTCTAACACCAGATGATGCTTACCGTTTAGTGACAGAAATCAAAAGTAAAATCCAAGTGCCTTTAGAAGTCCATACACATGCAACAAGTGGAATTTCTGAAATGACCTATTTAAAAGCCGTTGAAGCAGGTGCGGATATTATCGATACTGCCATTTCTTCATTTTCTGGTGGAACGAGTCAACCAGCTACAGAATCAATGGCATTGGCACTAGAGAATCTAGGTTATAATACACATTTAGATATGAAAAAAGTAGCAGAAGCAGCGGACTATTTTAACCCGATTCGCGATAAATTTAGAGAAGATGGTTTGTTGAATCCTAAAGTAAAAGATACAGAACCTAAAACATTGATTTATAAAGTACCTGGTGGCATGTTGTCGAATTTGTTGAGCCAATTAACAGAACAAGGGTTAGCTGATAAATACGAAGAAGTACTAAGAGAAGTACCAAAAGTTCGTGCTGATGTAGGGTATCCGCCGCTTGTAACCCCACTATCACAAATGGTAGGGACTCAAGCTGTAATGAATGTTATTAGCGGAGAACGCTACAAGATGGTTCCAAAAGAAATCAAAGATTATGTCAAAGGACTATATGGAAAACCACCAGTCGCTATTTCAGAAGAAATGACAAAGCTAATCATTGGCGATGAAGAGGTGATTACTGTTAGACCGGCAGATTTGTTAACACCAGAACTTCCACAATACGAAAAAGAAATTAAAGAATATGCAAAGTCAACAGAAGATGTATTGATGTATGCCTTATTTCCACAACAAGGTAAAGATTTCTTAGGTCGAAGAGAAGATCGATTTTATGATGTTTTGATGCAAGAAGTAACCGTTAAACTAGATATTTAA
- the acnA gene encoding aconitate hydratase AcnA, with protein MFLITSKQSSEAFFEMKNQKYRYYSLASLETEQNRFVSTLPFSIRVLLESLLRQENGVGITQEHIENLAQWSSEHENKGEVPFKPARVILQDFTGVPAVVDLASLRKTIADFGGDPTTINPEVPVDLVVDHSVQVDVAGVKQALQLNMKMEFQRNQERYRFLSWAQKVFDNYRVVPPATGIVHQVNIEYLATVVTQKKQEDGTTLLYPDTLVGTDSHTTMVNGLGVLGWGVGGIEAEASMLGEPSYFPIPEVVGVRFINELSQGATATDLALKVTQVLRKQKVVGKFVEFFGTGLVSLSLADRATVANMAPEYGATCGFFPVDDETIRYLRLTGREEEAVAITERYLKENQLFYDPLTDLEPNYTKVIEIDLSKIEANLAGPKRPQDLVPLSEMKSAFEQAISAPEGLQGFGLSEKQQTQSVALDLGGVHHELKPGAVAIAAITSCTNTSNPFVMLSAGLVAKKAAQLGLNVPNYVKTSLAPGSKVVTAYLEKAGLLPYLEQLGFHLVGYGCTTCIGNSGALKPEVEAVIKENDLLTAGVLSGNRNFEGRIHPLVKANYLASPPLVVLYALAGTVDIDVLNESIGIGEGGIPVYFNDLWPTRDEIQALIDECVTPELYKQEYARVFSDNEEWNSIETDAEPLYGWEETSTYIANPPYFSGMTKERVVRKPLKQLAVLAKFGDSVTTDHISPAGSIQKNSPAGHYLIERGVPVREFNSYGARRGHHEVMMRGTLANIRIRNQLVPGVEGGYTIFTPTQEKMAIYDAAMNYQKQGTKTVILAGDDYGMGSSRDWAAKGVQLLGVEAVIAKSYERIHRSNLVMMGVLPLQFKSGEDADSLGLTGTELFDIAIDETKGILDTVTVTATKPDGGKIQFETILRFDSAVDITYYQHGGILPMVIRKKLQG; from the coding sequence ATGTTTTTGATTACTAGCAAACAATCATCAGAGGCTTTTTTTGAAATGAAGAATCAAAAGTATCGATATTATTCGTTAGCTTCATTAGAAACGGAACAGAATCGATTTGTTTCAACGTTGCCGTTTAGTATTCGGGTACTGTTAGAATCGTTATTGCGACAGGAAAATGGTGTCGGGATCACGCAAGAACATATTGAAAATTTAGCGCAATGGTCTTCAGAGCATGAGAATAAAGGTGAGGTGCCATTCAAACCGGCCCGAGTGATTCTCCAAGATTTTACTGGTGTTCCAGCAGTTGTTGATTTAGCTTCATTAAGAAAAACAATTGCTGATTTTGGAGGCGATCCTACAACCATCAATCCTGAAGTCCCAGTCGATTTAGTTGTCGATCATTCTGTCCAAGTAGATGTTGCAGGAGTTAAACAAGCACTACAATTAAACATGAAAATGGAATTTCAACGAAATCAAGAGCGTTACCGCTTTTTAAGTTGGGCCCAAAAAGTCTTCGATAATTATCGTGTTGTGCCACCTGCAACTGGAATTGTTCATCAAGTCAACATTGAATACCTAGCAACAGTTGTGACACAAAAAAAACAAGAGGATGGTACGACGTTACTTTATCCTGATACATTAGTTGGAACTGACTCACATACCACGATGGTTAATGGACTGGGCGTTTTAGGCTGGGGTGTTGGCGGTATTGAGGCGGAAGCCAGTATGCTTGGTGAGCCTTCTTATTTTCCAATTCCAGAAGTGGTTGGTGTTCGTTTTATCAACGAATTATCTCAAGGAGCGACAGCGACAGATTTGGCGTTAAAAGTGACCCAGGTCTTGAGAAAGCAAAAAGTTGTTGGAAAATTTGTTGAATTTTTTGGTACAGGCCTAGTCAGTTTGAGTTTAGCTGATCGAGCAACTGTAGCGAATATGGCACCAGAGTACGGTGCAACGTGCGGCTTCTTCCCTGTGGATGATGAAACGATTCGTTATCTGCGACTAACAGGAAGGGAAGAAGAAGCCGTAGCAATAACGGAACGCTATTTAAAAGAAAATCAATTATTTTATGATCCTTTAACTGATCTAGAGCCAAACTACACTAAAGTGATTGAAATTGATTTAAGTAAAATTGAAGCAAACCTTGCAGGGCCTAAAAGACCACAAGATCTTGTACCATTATCAGAAATGAAAAGTGCCTTTGAACAAGCTATAAGTGCACCAGAAGGATTACAAGGATTCGGTTTGTCTGAAAAACAGCAAACTCAAAGTGTTGCTCTCGATTTAGGAGGTGTTCACCATGAATTAAAACCAGGAGCCGTAGCGATTGCTGCCATTACTTCATGTACGAATACATCGAATCCATTTGTTATGTTAAGTGCCGGTTTGGTTGCTAAAAAAGCAGCGCAACTTGGACTAAATGTACCAAACTATGTAAAAACTTCCTTAGCTCCTGGGTCAAAAGTTGTAACAGCTTATTTGGAAAAAGCTGGTTTATTACCGTACTTAGAACAGCTAGGATTTCATTTAGTTGGTTATGGTTGTACAACGTGTATTGGCAATTCGGGTGCTTTGAAACCGGAAGTTGAGGCAGTGATCAAAGAAAATGATCTTTTGACTGCTGGCGTTTTAAGTGGGAACCGAAACTTTGAAGGGCGTATCCATCCTTTAGTAAAAGCCAATTATCTGGCTTCTCCGCCATTAGTTGTTTTGTATGCCTTAGCTGGAACAGTCGATATTGATGTACTCAATGAATCGATTGGTATTGGTGAAGGTGGTATTCCGGTCTATTTCAACGACTTATGGCCAACGCGTGATGAAATTCAAGCCTTGATTGATGAATGTGTGACGCCTGAGTTATATAAACAAGAATATGCTAGGGTTTTTAGTGATAATGAAGAGTGGAATAGCATTGAGACCGACGCAGAACCGTTATATGGATGGGAAGAAACATCGACGTATATTGCAAATCCACCTTATTTTTCTGGTATGACCAAAGAAAGAGTTGTGAGAAAACCATTAAAACAATTAGCTGTGTTAGCAAAGTTTGGGGATTCTGTGACGACTGATCATATTTCTCCAGCTGGGAGTATTCAAAAGAATAGTCCAGCAGGTCATTATTTGATTGAACGAGGTGTGCCAGTTCGTGAATTTAACTCTTATGGTGCCAGACGTGGTCACCATGAAGTGATGATGCGAGGGACGTTAGCCAATATTCGTATTCGTAACCAGTTAGTTCCAGGTGTAGAGGGAGGCTATACTATTTTTACACCAACACAAGAAAAAATGGCTATTTATGATGCTGCGATGAATTATCAAAAGCAAGGAACAAAAACAGTGATTTTAGCTGGTGATGATTATGGAATGGGCTCATCTCGAGATTGGGCTGCTAAAGGTGTTCAGCTTTTAGGTGTTGAAGCTGTGATTGCTAAAAGTTACGAACGAATTCATCGCTCTAATTTAGTGATGATGGGTGTCTTGCCATTACAGTTCAAATCAGGTGAAGATGCAGATAGCTTAGGTTTAACAGGAACTGAGCTATTTGATATTGCTATCGATGAAACAAAAGGTATTTTAGATACAGTAACCGTTACAGCAACTAAACCTGACGGAGGAAAAATTCAATTTGAGACGATTCTTCGTTTTGATTCAGCGGTTGATATCACCTATTATCAGCATGGTGGAATCTTACCAATGGTGATTCGGAAGAAACTTCAAGGTTAG
- a CDS encoding citrate synthase, with amino-acid sequence MEIHKGLEGVVVSETKISSIVENQLLFAGFNIDDLVAENVQFEEVIYLLWFLKIPTKAELLKFKQELSTQMPISDTIITCLKIQTRQNLHPMSVLRSTISLLGVFDPNAEATDEIAAYQQSISLQAKMPTIIAAYARLRKGLDPIPPRSDLSIAANFLYMLTGVEADQVQVSAMNQALVLHADHDLNASTFTARVCASTLSDVYSCITAAIGSLKGPLHGGANEKVFDMLKEIDSDNLNVEEYLNQKLDRKEKVMGFGHRVYKTEDPRKKHLKKLAKELSAITQKEQWYFLSCQVEHYLKETKGLIPNVDFYSATVYHCLDIDSDLFTLIFAMSRVSGWLGHIDEQKKEACLIRPRSHYVGPKQLKYGDLNTTVHSGGMEA; translated from the coding sequence ATGGAGATTCACAAAGGTTTAGAAGGTGTTGTTGTCTCTGAAACAAAAATTAGTTCGATCGTGGAAAATCAATTGCTCTTTGCCGGTTTTAATATTGACGATCTAGTTGCTGAGAATGTTCAGTTTGAAGAAGTAATCTACCTGCTATGGTTTTTGAAAATACCAACAAAAGCGGAGTTACTAAAATTTAAACAAGAACTATCTACACAGATGCCAATATCTGATACGATTATTACGTGCTTAAAAATTCAAACACGTCAGAACCTACATCCAATGAGTGTGTTGCGTTCAACGATTTCGTTATTAGGTGTGTTTGATCCGAACGCTGAAGCAACAGATGAAATTGCAGCGTATCAGCAAAGTATTTCTTTACAAGCAAAAATGCCAACGATTATTGCAGCGTATGCTCGTTTGAGAAAAGGGCTTGACCCAATTCCACCACGAAGTGACTTATCAATCGCAGCAAATTTTCTTTATATGCTAACAGGAGTTGAAGCAGATCAAGTACAGGTATCGGCCATGAATCAAGCCTTGGTTTTACATGCAGATCATGATCTAAATGCAAGCACTTTTACCGCCCGAGTCTGTGCTTCTACGTTGTCTGATGTTTATTCGTGCATCACAGCGGCGATTGGCTCTTTAAAAGGACCACTGCATGGCGGAGCTAATGAAAAAGTATTTGATATGCTAAAAGAAATTGATTCTGACAATCTAAATGTAGAAGAGTATCTAAATCAAAAACTGGATCGTAAAGAAAAAGTTATGGGGTTTGGTCATCGCGTATATAAAACCGAAGATCCAAGAAAAAAACATTTAAAAAAACTAGCAAAAGAGTTGTCTGCAATAACGCAAAAAGAACAATGGTATTTTTTATCTTGCCAAGTGGAACATTATTTAAAAGAGACCAAAGGCTTGATTCCTAATGTGGATTTTTATTCTGCCACAGTTTATCATTGTCTAGATATTGATAGTGATTTATTTACACTGATTTTTGCGATGAGTCGGGTTTCTGGTTGGCTAGGTCATATCGATGAACAGAAAAAAGAAGCTTGTTTAATTAGACCACGCTCGCATTATGTAGGTCCTAAGCAGTTAAAATATGGTGATTTAAATACAACAGTACATTCAGGAGGCATGGAAGCATGA